A genomic segment from Geitlerinema sp. PCC 7407 encodes:
- a CDS encoding YidH family protein: MTQPPEGSDRQREHQANERTFLAWLRTSIALIGFGFAIARFGIFLRQLRATLAPDTGVPAAGTELLGMLLVIAGVGLVLFAAWHYNQVFWQIERGQYRPNRWIIWVTTGLVVILGLCSLPLMVSGLRLPSGGGDSMLQSRRDRPWIAATLQHWIPLSRVPRL, from the coding sequence ATGACGCAGCCGCCAGAGGGGAGCGATCGCCAGCGCGAACACCAAGCAAATGAGCGCACTTTTCTGGCTTGGCTGCGCACCTCGATTGCGCTGATTGGCTTTGGGTTTGCGATCGCCCGCTTCGGGATTTTTTTGCGGCAGCTGCGGGCGACTCTCGCCCCAGACACTGGCGTCCCGGCCGCTGGTACCGAGCTGCTCGGCATGTTGCTGGTTATAGCGGGAGTGGGTCTGGTGCTTTTCGCGGCCTGGCACTACAACCAGGTGTTCTGGCAAATTGAGCGGGGCCAATACCGGCCCAACCGCTGGATCATTTGGGTGACGACGGGGCTAGTGGTGATTTTGGGCCTGTGCAGCCTGCCGCTGATGGTGTCGGGGCTGCGGCTTCCCAGCGGCGGTGGTGATTCGATGCTCCAGTCCCGCCGCGATCGCCCCTGGATCGCCGCAACGCTTCAGCACTGGATTCCCCTCAGCCGAGTCCCTAGACTCTAG
- the trpB gene encoding tryptophan synthase subunit beta, which produces MTRTPLPPNQQNSAPQSAGAPQRPDALGRFGQFGGKYVPETLMPALSELETAFYQYRNDPDFQQELQGLMRDYVGRPSPLYFAERLTAHYARPDGSGPQIYLKREDLNHTGAHKINNALAQALLAKRMGKKRIIAETGAGQHGVATATVCARFGLECVIYMGVHDMERQALNVFRMKLMGAEVRPVEAGTGTLKDATSEAIRDWVTNVETTHYILGSVAGPHPYPMMVRDFHAVIGEETRRQCQEKWGGLPDILMACVGGGSNAMGLFHEFVEESSVRLIGIEAAGHGVATGKHAATLTQGRIGVLHGAMSYLLQDDDGQVIEPHSISAGLDYPGVGPEHSYLKELGRAEYYGVTDQEALDAFQRVSRLEGIIPALETAHAFAYLETLCPQLSGNPRIVINCSGRGDKDVQTVAKVLNP; this is translated from the coding sequence GTGACACGTACTCCTCTTCCCCCCAACCAGCAAAACAGCGCCCCTCAGTCCGCTGGCGCCCCCCAACGCCCCGACGCCCTTGGACGCTTTGGGCAGTTCGGCGGAAAGTACGTGCCAGAAACCCTCATGCCCGCCCTCAGCGAGCTGGAGACCGCGTTTTACCAATACCGGAATGACCCCGACTTCCAGCAAGAGCTTCAGGGCCTGATGCGCGACTACGTTGGTCGTCCCAGCCCCCTGTATTTTGCTGAGCGCCTCACGGCCCACTATGCCCGTCCTGACGGCAGCGGCCCGCAAATTTATCTGAAGCGCGAAGACCTGAACCACACCGGCGCCCACAAGATCAACAACGCCCTGGCCCAGGCTCTCCTGGCCAAGCGCATGGGCAAAAAGCGCATTATTGCTGAGACGGGAGCCGGTCAGCACGGCGTCGCCACCGCCACCGTGTGCGCTCGGTTTGGCCTGGAGTGCGTCATCTATATGGGCGTCCACGACATGGAGCGCCAAGCCCTGAATGTCTTCCGGATGAAGCTGATGGGCGCGGAGGTTCGGCCCGTCGAGGCGGGCACCGGCACCCTCAAGGACGCAACTTCCGAAGCGATTCGTGACTGGGTCACCAACGTCGAAACCACCCACTACATCCTGGGTTCTGTGGCCGGTCCTCACCCCTATCCGATGATGGTGCGGGACTTCCACGCCGTGATCGGTGAAGAAACCCGCAGACAGTGCCAAGAGAAGTGGGGCGGACTGCCTGATATCCTGATGGCCTGCGTCGGCGGCGGCTCCAACGCCATGGGCCTGTTCCATGAGTTCGTTGAAGAATCCAGCGTCCGGCTCATCGGCATCGAGGCGGCGGGTCATGGCGTTGCCACGGGCAAGCACGCCGCCACCCTCACCCAGGGGCGAATCGGCGTCCTGCACGGAGCGATGAGCTACCTGCTCCAGGATGACGATGGCCAGGTGATCGAGCCTCACTCCATCAGCGCAGGTCTGGACTATCCGGGCGTGGGACCAGAGCACAGCTACCTGAAGGAACTGGGCCGCGCTGAGTACTACGGCGTGACGGATCAGGAAGCCCTTGATGCGTTCCAGCGGGTGTCGCGCCTAGAGGGAATTATTCCGGCTCTGGAAACGGCCCATGCTTTTGCCTACCTGGAAACGCTGTGTCCCCAGCTGTCGGGCAATCCTCGCATCGTGATCAACTGCTCGGGCCGAGGGGACAAGGACGTGCAAACAGTGGCCAAGGTGCTAAATCCCTAG
- a CDS encoding single-stranded DNA-binding protein has product MSLNCVNLVGRVGGDPDVKYFESGSVVCNLTLAVNRVSRNSDEPDWFSLELWGKTAEIAANYVRKGSLIGVNGSLKFDYWQDRGTGANRSKPVIRVERLDLLGSRRDNEMNASGGSGNYSEF; this is encoded by the coding sequence ATGAGTTTGAACTGCGTAAACTTGGTTGGTCGGGTCGGCGGCGATCCGGATGTCAAGTATTTCGAATCTGGCAGCGTTGTTTGCAATTTGACCCTGGCCGTCAATCGCGTCAGCCGCAATAGTGATGAGCCTGATTGGTTCAGCTTGGAATTGTGGGGAAAAACAGCAGAAATTGCGGCCAATTATGTTCGCAAGGGCAGCTTGATTGGTGTTAATGGCTCGCTGAAGTTTGACTATTGGCAAGACCGAGGAACGGGCGCTAACCGCTCCAAGCCGGTGATTCGGGTTGAGCGCCTCGACCTGCTGGGCTCCCGACGCGATAACGAGATGAATGCTTCGGGTGGATCGGGTAACTACAGCGAATTTTGA
- a CDS encoding pentapeptide repeat-containing protein yields MRIDECYRILELKPGASTEEVNQAYKDLAFIWHPDRIPHDNERLRLKAEEKLKELNQAREMLRSHQRGRRARSQTTSSTQSTTKPSQSAGQTVHRHRATETHHQRPSYSRPQTHHTTQTSQTSQTSQGRDRHRSAAHQSPYQQTRPTSDRPPASPPPASPPEPAPASNGKQRPNQAPDLTGVNLSGANLAEKDFSGRNLSNADLSQADLSDTFLHKVNLSGANLSGAKLFRANLLQANLRNANLQNANLVGADLSGADLTGADLTGARVGTADRIMVKLTGAILTDTILPDGSRYQA; encoded by the coding sequence ATGAGAATAGATGAGTGCTACCGAATACTGGAACTAAAGCCGGGAGCTTCAACGGAGGAAGTGAACCAGGCGTATAAGGATTTGGCATTCATTTGGCACCCAGATCGCATTCCCCATGACAATGAGCGCCTGCGCCTCAAGGCCGAGGAAAAGCTGAAGGAGCTCAATCAGGCGCGCGAGATGCTGCGATCGCACCAGCGGGGGCGGCGCGCGCGATCGCAGACAACATCCTCAACCCAGTCGACGACCAAGCCGAGCCAGAGCGCTGGGCAAACCGTCCATCGCCACCGCGCCACCGAAACTCACCACCAGCGCCCCAGCTATTCTCGTCCCCAAACCCACCACACGACTCAGACATCCCAGACATCTCAGACATCCCAGGGGCGCGATCGCCATCGCAGCGCGGCCCATCAGTCGCCCTATCAGCAGACTCGACCCACCAGCGATCGCCCACCAGCGTCACCGCCGCCTGCCAGCCCGCCGGAGCCAGCACCCGCCTCAAATGGCAAGCAGCGCCCCAACCAGGCGCCAGACTTGACCGGAGTCAACCTCAGCGGCGCTAATCTCGCCGAGAAAGATTTCTCGGGGCGCAACCTCAGCAACGCCGACTTGAGCCAGGCAGACTTGAGCGATACCTTCCTGCACAAGGTCAACCTGAGCGGCGCCAACCTGAGCGGCGCCAAGCTGTTTCGCGCCAATCTGCTTCAGGCCAATCTGCGCAATGCCAATCTCCAAAACGCCAACCTAGTTGGGGCCGATCTGAGCGGCGCAGACCTGACGGGCGCCGATCTGACTGGGGCGCGGGTCGGAACCGCCGATCGCATCATGGTGAAGCTGACCGGCGCAATTTTGACAGACACGATTTTGCCTGACGGTAGCCGATACCAGGCTTAG
- a CDS encoding translation initiation factor — protein MAAKRKSSGNGDRVVYSEFGSAPDAFERPIEELPPNQQNVRIQASRKGRGGKTVTVITGFQVKPETLAALLKDLKAQCGSGGTLKDQTLEIQGDHTQKLLELLVKKGYKAKISGG, from the coding sequence ATGGCTGCAAAACGTAAATCCTCCGGAAACGGCGATCGCGTTGTTTACTCCGAATTTGGCTCCGCTCCCGACGCCTTCGAGCGTCCCATCGAAGAGCTGCCCCCCAACCAGCAAAACGTCCGCATCCAGGCCTCCCGCAAAGGTCGGGGCGGCAAAACCGTCACAGTCATCACCGGCTTCCAAGTCAAGCCCGAGACCCTAGCCGCCCTCCTCAAAGATCTCAAGGCCCAGTGCGGCAGCGGCGGCACCCTCAAAGATCAAACCCTCGAAATCCAGGGCGACCACACCCAGAAGCTCCTCGAGCTCTTGGTGAAAAAAGGCTACAAAGCCAAAATCAGCGGCGGCTAA
- a CDS encoding DUF3134 domain-containing protein — protein sequence MYNPSLRSEPRRQPAAVLPLQRGSSILDWLESSGRLIARDVNEAEYLESEEEISELMGVDDSAYEDDDDDDLDLED from the coding sequence ATGTACAACCCCTCCCTACGTTCGGAGCCGCGTCGTCAACCCGCCGCGGTCCTGCCACTTCAGCGCGGATCCTCTATTCTGGACTGGCTTGAATCCTCCGGTCGTCTGATCGCTCGCGATGTCAATGAAGCTGAATACCTCGAAAGCGAAGAAGAGATTTCTGAATTGATGGGCGTCGATGATAGCGCCTACGAAGACGATGACGATGACGACCTCGATCTAGAGGACTAG
- a CDS encoding PAP/fibrillin family protein, with protein MIGKTDLIEAIAGKNRGLLASDPDKQFILSAIARLEERNPTPRPTEAADLLAGDWRLLYTTSQELLNLDRFPLAQLGQIYQCVRPVEARIYNIAEVKGLPGLNAIVSVAARFTPVSERRVTVKFERVIAGLARLIGYQAPQPFIDAIESGQKFLALDANLANRDRQGWLDITYLDEDMRIGRGNEGSVFVLTKR; from the coding sequence ATGATCGGCAAAACAGACTTGATAGAGGCGATCGCGGGCAAAAATCGCGGCCTGCTGGCCTCGGACCCAGACAAGCAGTTCATCTTGTCGGCGATCGCCCGCCTTGAGGAGCGCAACCCCACGCCCCGCCCCACCGAAGCCGCTGACCTGCTGGCCGGCGACTGGCGACTGCTCTACACCACCAGCCAGGAGCTGCTCAATCTCGATCGTTTCCCGCTGGCCCAGCTGGGCCAGATTTATCAATGTGTGCGCCCCGTCGAGGCCCGGATCTATAACATTGCCGAAGTCAAAGGACTGCCAGGGCTGAATGCGATCGTGAGCGTGGCGGCCCGCTTTACGCCGGTTTCGGAGCGGCGTGTGACGGTGAAGTTTGAGCGGGTGATTGCGGGACTCGCCCGCTTGATCGGCTATCAGGCTCCCCAGCCCTTCATTGATGCCATCGAGTCTGGCCAAAAGTTCTTGGCCCTCGACGCCAACTTGGCCAACCGCGATCGCCAAGGATGGCTCGACATCACTTATTTAGATGAAGACATGCGCATTGGCCGCGGCAATGAAGGCAGCGTTTTCGTCCTCACCAAACGCTAG
- a CDS encoding PD-(D/E)XK nuclease family protein — MLPESLPIRLSQAQLNTLEACPRLFQHLHLDQLGSPVPPEQQESLTWGSQFHLLMQQQALGLPVEALGDDPLQRCLQALRTKAPDIFQPIAAEAGIFRDSEHSRTLGFSPTGSPTEEPVFLLTVVYDLLVAGPQTAEILDWKTYPRPQNADWLARHWQTRLYLYVLAETSQYQPAQIAMTYWFVQGSSAGDRPEPESIRFPYSAELHAQTHRDLHQLLERSLRWLEAYQEGQDFPQVNESAGRCRRCQFAVRCDRAFRKAGDRPAESWRLDLSEIQEIPL; from the coding sequence ATGCTGCCCGAGTCTTTGCCCATTCGGCTATCCCAGGCTCAGCTCAACACCCTCGAAGCCTGCCCCCGCTTGTTTCAGCACCTGCACCTAGATCAGCTAGGCTCCCCCGTCCCTCCCGAGCAGCAAGAAAGCCTGACTTGGGGGAGTCAGTTTCACCTGCTGATGCAGCAGCAAGCGCTGGGCTTGCCGGTTGAGGCCCTCGGCGATGATCCCCTGCAGCGCTGTTTGCAGGCGCTGCGCACCAAGGCCCCAGACATTTTTCAGCCGATCGCTGCTGAGGCGGGCATCTTCCGCGATAGCGAACATAGCCGCACGCTGGGGTTTTCGCCGACCGGCAGCCCTACCGAGGAGCCGGTCTTTCTGCTGACGGTGGTCTATGACTTGCTGGTGGCGGGTCCGCAGACTGCGGAGATCCTGGACTGGAAAACCTACCCCCGGCCCCAGAATGCAGACTGGCTGGCTCGGCACTGGCAAACCCGCCTCTATCTCTATGTGCTGGCTGAGACGAGCCAGTACCAGCCGGCACAGATCGCCATGACGTACTGGTTTGTCCAGGGATCCTCGGCGGGGGATAGGCCAGAGCCGGAGTCGATCCGCTTTCCCTATAGTGCGGAGCTGCATGCTCAGACCCATCGCGATCTGCATCAGCTGCTCGAGCGATCGCTGCGATGGCTGGAGGCCTATCAGGAAGGGCAGGATTTCCCTCAGGTGAATGAGTCTGCGGGGCGGTGTCGGCGCTGCCAGTTTGCGGTGCGCTGCGATCGCGCCTTCCGCAAAGCGGGCGATCGCCCAGCGGAAAGCTGGCGGCTCGATCTCAGTGAAATCCAGGAGATTCCCCTCTAG
- a CDS encoding NAD(P)H-quinone oxidoreductase subunit 4, producing MISAEFPWLTTIILLPLAASLLIPLIPDQQGKTVRWYALGIAFVNFALTIYAFGSHYDLGNHGFQLAESYPWVPQLGLNWSVAVDGLSMPLVVLTGLITTLATFAAWNITHKPKLFYFLMLVMYSAQVGVFFAQDILLFFIMWELELVPVYLLISIWGGAKRLYAATKFILYTAAGSIFILIAGLAMAFYGDNVTFDIAQLALKDYSLPFELLMYAGLLIAFGVKLPIFPLHTWLPDAHSEAPAPASMLLAGVLLKMAGYGLIRFNIELLPHAHVYFAPVLAILGIVNILYGALTAFGQTNLKRRMACSSISHMGFVLLGLAAFTELGMSGAMLQMVSHGLIAASLFFLSGVAYERTHTLNLDEMGGMAKRMPKVFAMFTAGSMASLALPGMSGFVGELAIFLGFASSDAYNPIFKGVVVFLAAVGLILTPIYLLSMLRQAFYGDENQKLTQKYNLFDARPREVFITACLLVPIIGIGLYPKLATQVHDAKTVQVAAHARGALPVYAQEASTLYSSAIAAPQLSATAEPTLVSLAN from the coding sequence ATGATTAGTGCTGAATTTCCCTGGCTAACAACCATTATCCTGCTGCCCCTCGCAGCATCCCTGCTCATCCCCTTGATTCCTGACCAGCAGGGCAAAACGGTACGCTGGTACGCCCTTGGCATCGCCTTCGTTAATTTCGCACTGACGATCTACGCCTTCGGGTCTCACTACGATCTGGGCAATCATGGATTTCAGCTCGCCGAGAGCTATCCCTGGGTTCCCCAACTCGGCCTGAACTGGTCCGTGGCCGTCGACGGGCTCTCCATGCCTTTGGTTGTTCTCACCGGCCTCATCACAACTCTCGCTACCTTCGCCGCCTGGAACATCACCCACAAGCCCAAGCTGTTCTACTTCTTGATGCTGGTGATGTACAGCGCCCAAGTTGGCGTGTTCTTCGCCCAAGACATTCTCCTGTTCTTCATCATGTGGGAACTGGAGCTGGTGCCGGTCTATCTCCTGATTTCGATCTGGGGCGGCGCCAAGCGGCTCTACGCAGCAACCAAGTTCATCCTCTACACGGCAGCCGGCTCAATCTTCATTCTGATTGCTGGTCTGGCGATGGCGTTCTACGGCGACAACGTCACCTTTGACATTGCCCAGCTGGCTCTCAAGGATTACAGCCTGCCCTTCGAGCTGCTGATGTACGCTGGTCTGCTGATTGCCTTCGGCGTGAAGCTGCCGATTTTCCCGCTGCACACCTGGCTGCCGGACGCCCACAGTGAAGCGCCCGCTCCCGCCTCGATGCTGCTGGCTGGTGTCCTGCTGAAGATGGCTGGCTACGGTCTGATTCGATTCAACATCGAGCTGCTGCCCCACGCTCACGTGTACTTCGCCCCGGTCCTGGCGATCCTGGGCATTGTCAATATCCTCTACGGCGCGCTGACGGCTTTTGGCCAAACCAACCTGAAGCGCCGGATGGCTTGCTCCTCGATTTCCCACATGGGCTTTGTTCTGCTAGGTCTAGCGGCATTCACGGAGCTGGGCATGAGCGGCGCCATGCTGCAAATGGTGTCCCACGGTCTGATTGCAGCGAGCCTGTTCTTCCTGTCTGGCGTGGCCTACGAGCGGACTCATACCCTCAACCTCGATGAGATGGGCGGTATGGCGAAGCGGATGCCCAAGGTGTTCGCGATGTTCACGGCGGGTTCGATGGCGTCTCTGGCGCTGCCCGGTATGAGCGGCTTTGTCGGTGAGCTGGCGATTTTCCTAGGGTTTGCGAGCAGTGATGCCTACAACCCGATCTTCAAGGGTGTGGTGGTGTTCTTGGCAGCGGTTGGCCTGATTCTGACGCCGATTTATCTGCTCTCGATGCTGCGCCAAGCTTTCTACGGCGACGAGAACCAGAAGCTGACCCAGAAGTACAACCTGTTCGACGCACGGCCTCGCGAGGTGTTCATCACGGCTTGCCTGCTGGTGCCCATCATTGGTATCGGTCTGTATCCGAAGCTGGCAACCCAAGTGCACGATGCGAAGACGGTACAGGTTGCGGCCCACGCTCGCGGTGCGCTGCCGGTCTACGCCCAAGAGGCTTCGACGCTCTACTCCAGCGCGATCGCGGCTCCTCAGCTAAGCGCTACAGCGGAGCCGACGCTGGTCAGCTTGGCAAACTAG
- a CDS encoding rod shape-determining protein, whose product MGIDLGTANTLVYVSGKGIVLQEPSVVAMDQDERVPLAVGEDAKKMLGRTPGNVVALRPLRDGVIADFDTAELMLKHFIQRVHEGRALVSPRIVIGIPSGVTGVERRAVMEAALQAGARDVRLIDEPVAAAIGAGLPVAEPTGNMIIDIGGGTTEVAVLSLQGTVLSESVRVAGDELSESITQYMKKVHNLVIGERTSEEIKIQIGSAYPTHDTDESSMEVRGLHMLSGLPRTVTIKGPEIRESMSEPLSVIVEAVKRTLERTPPELAADIIDRGIMLAGGGALLKGLDTLISHETGIVTHVAADPLSCVVLGTGRVLENFKQLERVFSSQRQRTFT is encoded by the coding sequence ATGGGTATCGATCTCGGTACCGCAAATACCCTGGTATATGTCTCTGGGAAAGGAATTGTCCTGCAAGAACCTTCCGTTGTTGCCATGGACCAGGACGAACGAGTTCCCCTGGCCGTGGGCGAAGACGCTAAGAAAATGCTGGGTCGGACCCCAGGAAACGTTGTGGCTTTGCGGCCTCTGCGGGATGGCGTCATTGCCGACTTTGACACAGCCGAGCTGATGTTGAAGCATTTCATCCAGCGCGTCCACGAAGGGCGAGCGCTGGTATCGCCGCGCATCGTGATTGGGATTCCCAGCGGTGTGACTGGCGTTGAGCGGCGAGCGGTGATGGAGGCAGCCCTCCAAGCCGGAGCCCGGGACGTTCGACTGATCGATGAGCCTGTGGCGGCGGCGATCGGGGCAGGTCTCCCGGTAGCAGAGCCAACCGGCAACATGATCATTGACATTGGCGGCGGAACCACCGAGGTTGCAGTCCTCAGTCTCCAGGGAACGGTGCTGAGTGAGTCTGTGCGGGTCGCAGGGGATGAGCTCAGCGAGTCGATCACTCAGTACATGAAAAAGGTGCACAACCTGGTGATTGGTGAGCGCACCTCCGAAGAAATCAAGATTCAAATTGGTTCTGCGTATCCGACCCACGACACAGACGAGAGCTCCATGGAAGTCCGGGGTCTGCACATGCTGTCAGGTCTGCCCCGCACGGTCACCATCAAGGGCCCCGAAATTCGGGAGAGCATGTCTGAGCCCCTGTCGGTGATCGTGGAGGCCGTGAAGCGAACCCTAGAGCGGACGCCGCCTGAATTGGCAGCAGACATCATCGACCGAGGCATCATGCTAGCCGGGGGCGGAGCGCTTCTGAAGGGTCTAGACACGCTGATTAGCCACGAGACTGGCATCGTGACGCACGTGGCGGCCGATCCGCTGAGCTGTGTGGTGCTGGGAACGGGCCGGGTGCTTGAGAACTTCAAGCAGCTAGAGCGCGTCTTTAGCAGCCAGCGTCAGCGCACGTTCACTTAA
- a CDS encoding GFA family protein has protein sequence MSQHSSLQAYEGGCHCGAVRFRVHVSGQEEVQDCSCSICRKKGFLHLIVPPEQFELLRGVDDLSRYEFNTGVAQHLFCQHCGIHAFYRPRSHPDWFDVNVRCLDEDLLERFTIVPFDGKNWEQNVGSLADVPPQVLEQS, from the coding sequence ATGTCTCAACATTCTTCCCTTCAGGCCTACGAAGGCGGCTGCCACTGCGGCGCTGTACGCTTTCGCGTCCACGTCTCGGGTCAAGAAGAAGTGCAAGATTGCAGCTGCTCCATCTGTCGGAAAAAGGGGTTTCTCCACCTGATTGTGCCGCCAGAGCAGTTTGAGCTTCTCCGAGGCGTCGATGATCTCAGCCGCTACGAATTTAATACGGGCGTTGCCCAGCATCTGTTTTGTCAGCACTGCGGCATCCATGCCTTTTATCGGCCCCGGTCTCATCCAGACTGGTTTGACGTCAATGTGCGCTGCCTGGATGAGGACCTCCTAGAACGCTTCACCATCGTTCCCTTTGATGGCAAAAACTGGGAGCAAAACGTCGGCTCTCTCGCTGATGTCCCGCCGCAGGTCCTGGAGCAGTCGTGA
- a CDS encoding CAP domain-containing protein: MKNVRLTGLALGLAAMVGSVAIASQGSANPAKTALPSTYSVAQVSEIAALEQEVFTRINQYRTQKGLAPLSSNNAIAQQARSHSQAMANGSVPFSHDGFSQRVSAIGQTIAVRGAAENVAYNMGHRNPAQVAVDGWLKSPGHRGNIEGNYSLTGIGIARNARGEYYFTQIFIRPR, from the coding sequence ATGAAGAACGTACGATTGACGGGGCTGGCGCTGGGTTTGGCGGCGATGGTCGGCAGCGTTGCGATCGCCTCTCAAGGATCCGCAAACCCGGCCAAGACCGCCCTCCCAAGCACCTACAGCGTTGCTCAGGTCAGCGAAATCGCGGCGCTGGAGCAGGAAGTCTTTACTCGCATCAACCAGTACCGGACGCAAAAGGGTCTCGCGCCCCTCAGCAGCAATAACGCGATCGCCCAGCAGGCTCGCTCCCACAGTCAGGCCATGGCCAACGGCAGCGTTCCCTTTAGCCATGACGGCTTCAGTCAGCGCGTCTCGGCGATCGGCCAGACGATCGCGGTCCGGGGGGCCGCGGAAAACGTCGCCTACAACATGGGTCACCGCAACCCGGCCCAGGTCGCCGTTGACGGCTGGCTCAAGAGCCCCGGCCATCGCGGCAACATCGAAGGAAACTACAGCCTCACGGGCATCGGCATCGCCCGCAATGCCCGAGGCGAGTACTATTTCACACAGATTTTCATCCGCCCGCGCTAA
- the mraY gene encoding phospho-N-acetylmuramoyl-pentapeptide-transferase has product MDAKFFSDRGFRFSGSQLFLGLGIALSVGSLLLDSSSGRSFWSIQSLTLPLWVCTLAAAMLGSWVVPLLRDLKAGQVIREDGPQSHLKKAGTPTMGGLFFVPVALAIAVLWSGFSTHVLAVAALTLAYAGIGWLDDWQILRYKSNKGISPRTKLALQITFSVLFCLWALLTQPASLTSVALPFGWVIPLGILFWPLAGFVLVAESNATNLTDGVDGLAGGTVAIALLGLGAFIAPTHPDLALFAACLSGGCLGFLAHNHNPARVFMGDTGSLALGGALGAIAILSNTLWVLLVVGAIFLVETLSVIAQVTYYKATKGPDGIGKRLFKMSPFHNHLELSGWSETQIVAAFYGISAALAGLCLLLR; this is encoded by the coding sequence GTGGACGCTAAATTCTTCTCCGATCGAGGGTTTCGGTTTTCAGGCTCCCAGCTGTTTCTGGGGCTCGGCATTGCCCTTAGCGTCGGATCTTTACTGTTAGATAGCAGCAGCGGTCGCTCCTTTTGGAGCATTCAGTCTCTGACCCTGCCGCTGTGGGTTTGCACCCTGGCAGCCGCGATGCTGGGCAGCTGGGTGGTTCCTCTGCTGCGCGATCTCAAGGCCGGTCAGGTCATTCGGGAAGATGGCCCCCAGTCCCACCTCAAGAAGGCCGGGACGCCAACCATGGGCGGCCTCTTTTTTGTGCCGGTTGCTTTGGCGATCGCCGTTCTCTGGTCCGGCTTCTCCACCCATGTCTTGGCCGTCGCTGCCTTGACCTTGGCCTATGCCGGTATCGGCTGGCTCGATGACTGGCAGATCCTGCGCTACAAGTCCAACAAAGGCATTTCTCCCCGCACCAAGCTGGCGCTGCAAATCACCTTCAGCGTTTTGTTTTGTCTGTGGGCCTTGCTGACCCAGCCCGCTAGCTTGACCAGCGTGGCCCTTCCCTTCGGCTGGGTGATTCCCCTAGGGATCCTGTTTTGGCCCCTGGCTGGCTTTGTCCTGGTGGCCGAAAGCAACGCCACCAACCTGACCGACGGCGTCGACGGTTTGGCTGGCGGCACGGTGGCGATCGCCCTGCTGGGCCTGGGCGCTTTCATCGCGCCGACCCATCCTGACTTGGCCCTGTTTGCGGCCTGTCTCAGCGGCGGATGCCTGGGCTTTTTGGCCCACAACCACAATCCCGCCCGCGTGTTCATGGGGGATACCGGCTCTTTGGCCCTAGGCGGCGCTTTGGGGGCGATCGCCATTCTCAGCAATACCCTCTGGGTTCTCCTAGTTGTCGGAGCCATCTTCTTGGTCGAGACCCTTTCGGTCATCGCCCAGGTCACCTACTACAAAGCCACCAAAGGCCCCGACGGCATCGGCAAGCGCCTGTTCAAGATGTCTCCCTTCCACAACCATCTCGAGCTCTCGGGCTGGTCCGAAACGCAGATCGTCGCCGCCTTCTACGGCATCAGCGCTGCTCTCGCAGGCCTCTGTCTCCTGCTGCGCTAG
- a CDS encoding CAP domain-containing protein → MALRIFPLIPSAIALGLWLAGPGAIAQSRRPELFEQNRRPEQPASVVVPTTGDSVAPPKSYRWTDSAIARLEQDTLQKVNQYRLSKGLSPLRSDPRLAEQARRHSREMASRRITFGHPGFRRRVRAIDRQIPSRRVGENVAYIFSQTDPSDRAFQGWLRSTQHRNNMEDRFDLTGIGIAQDDKGAFFMTQIFVRRR, encoded by the coding sequence ATGGCCCTTCGGATTTTCCCTCTCATCCCCAGCGCGATCGCCCTGGGCCTCTGGCTGGCTGGACCAGGGGCGATCGCCCAGTCCCGGAGACCTGAGCTTTTTGAGCAAAACCGCCGTCCCGAGCAGCCTGCTAGCGTCGTCGTTCCGACCACAGGGGACAGCGTCGCGCCGCCCAAGTCCTACCGCTGGACCGACAGCGCGATCGCCCGCCTGGAGCAGGACACCCTACAAAAAGTCAATCAGTACCGCCTGAGCAAGGGCCTGTCTCCCCTGCGGAGCGACCCTCGCCTGGCCGAGCAGGCCCGCCGTCACAGCCGCGAGATGGCGAGCCGCCGGATCACCTTTGGGCATCCTGGCTTTCGGCGGCGCGTGCGCGCCATCGATCGCCAGATTCCCAGTCGGCGAGTCGGCGAAAACGTCGCCTATATTTTTAGCCAGACAGATCCCTCCGATCGGGCGTTTCAGGGCTGGCTGCGCAGTACTCAGCACCGCAACAACATGGAAGATCGCTTTGACCTAACAGGGATTGGCATTGCCCAAGACGACAAGGGCGCTTTCTTCATGACACAGATTTTTGTGCGGCGGCGCTAA